A window of the Rhizobium brockwellii genome harbors these coding sequences:
- a CDS encoding SDR family NAD(P)-dependent oxidoreductase: MQIDLTGKTALVTGSTEGIGYAIVRQLARAGADVVVNGRSEEKTAKAADRLKGEGAKGSVTAAAADLATAGGCDALVAQVPHVDILINNAGIFQPLDFFDADDEVWDRHWQVNVMSAVRLSRAYLPGMQKLDWGRVIFIASESGFNIPVEMIHYGVSKTADIAVARGLAKRMAGTGVTVNSVLPGPTLSEGVEAMLAEERAKTGKPIEEVAADFVKKHRAGSIIQRAASVEEIANLVTYLASPLASATTGASMRVDGGLIDTL, encoded by the coding sequence ATGCAGATCGACCTCACAGGCAAGACCGCTCTAGTTACCGGATCCACCGAAGGCATTGGCTATGCAATCGTCCGCCAGCTCGCGAGGGCGGGTGCGGACGTGGTGGTCAACGGCCGGTCCGAGGAAAAGACCGCGAAGGCCGCCGACCGTCTGAAAGGCGAAGGCGCCAAGGGAAGCGTCACCGCGGCGGCGGCGGATCTCGCAACCGCTGGCGGATGTGACGCTCTTGTCGCCCAAGTTCCTCACGTGGACATCCTCATCAACAACGCGGGCATCTTCCAGCCGCTAGACTTCTTCGATGCGGACGACGAGGTCTGGGACCGCCACTGGCAGGTGAACGTCATGTCCGCCGTCAGGCTTTCGCGCGCATATCTTCCGGGCATGCAGAAGCTCGATTGGGGCCGCGTCATCTTCATCGCGTCGGAATCCGGCTTTAACATTCCGGTCGAGATGATCCACTACGGTGTCAGCAAGACCGCAGACATCGCGGTTGCCCGCGGCCTTGCCAAGCGCATGGCCGGCACGGGCGTCACCGTGAACTCGGTCCTTCCAGGCCCCACGCTGTCGGAAGGCGTCGAGGCGATGCTCGCCGAGGAACGTGCGAAGACAGGGAAACCGATCGAGGAGGTGGCGGCGGACTTCGTCAAGAAGCACCGCGCCGGTTCGATCATCCAACGCGCCGCGAGCGTTGAGGAAATTGCCAATCTCGTCACCTATCTGGCCTCCCCTTTGGCGTCCGCAACGACTGGAGCTTCGATGCGCGTTGACGGAGGCCTGATCGACACGCTCTGA